In Desulfobulbus oralis, one DNA window encodes the following:
- a CDS encoding DEAD/DEAH box helicase, whose amino-acid sequence MMKLTVRAECCLSGAPPLLVKAVERALTLENPRYEDALRYGRWIGKKLQPRLFFFRKEGSELYFPRGFGNDAVRLCRQLAGETPELVDERRTLEPLRLQFSGTLRPYQEEAVAATLAHSLGVLEAATGSGKTVMALAVIARRSQPALILVHTKELLNQWQARIGQFLGTEAGQLGDGRRNIRPLTVAIVNTARKHLDELVPRFGHLVVDECHRVPASLFTETVAAFDCRYMLGLSATAFRRDDGMTRLIYIYMGERAHRVNSSVLEASGAVLHPELIQKNTRFRYGFMGDYAKLLKALTENVERNAQILDDTVRLARQSRGTVLLVSDRRSHCEFFADRLAGLGIAAALLTGQTPKEERERVVSSVRAGRVQVLVATVQLIGEGFDCPGLSTLVLATPIKFEGRLLQVAGRVVRPAAGKKAVIVDYVDAAVPLLRRSAAARRQVFMAW is encoded by the coding sequence ATGATGAAACTCACTGTCCGTGCCGAATGTTGTCTGAGCGGCGCGCCGCCGTTGCTTGTAAAAGCCGTGGAGCGAGCGCTCACTCTGGAAAACCCGCGCTACGAAGACGCCCTGCGCTATGGCCGCTGGATTGGCAAAAAACTGCAGCCCAGGCTCTTCTTTTTCCGCAAGGAAGGCAGTGAGCTCTATTTCCCGCGCGGTTTTGGCAACGATGCGGTACGCCTCTGCCGCCAGCTTGCCGGTGAAACCCCGGAGCTGGTGGACGAGCGCCGCACGCTGGAGCCGTTGCGGCTGCAGTTTTCCGGCACGCTCCGGCCCTATCAGGAAGAGGCGGTTGCCGCCACGCTGGCCCATTCCCTTGGGGTTCTGGAGGCGGCCACGGGCAGCGGCAAAACGGTCATGGCGCTCGCCGTGATCGCCCGCCGCAGCCAGCCGGCCCTGATTCTGGTGCATACCAAGGAACTCCTGAATCAGTGGCAGGCGCGCATCGGCCAGTTTCTGGGAACAGAGGCCGGGCAGCTGGGCGACGGCAGGAGGAATATCCGCCCGCTGACCGTGGCCATTGTCAACACGGCGCGCAAACATCTGGATGAACTCGTGCCCCGCTTCGGGCATCTGGTGGTGGACGAGTGCCACCGGGTGCCGGCCAGCCTCTTCACCGAAACCGTGGCAGCCTTCGACTGCCGCTACATGCTGGGGCTCTCGGCCACGGCCTTCCGTCGCGACGACGGCATGACTCGGCTCATCTACATCTACATGGGGGAGCGCGCCCACCGGGTGAACAGCAGTGTGCTCGAGGCCAGCGGGGCGGTGCTGCATCCCGAGCTGATTCAGAAAAATACGAGGTTCCGCTATGGCTTCATGGGGGATTACGCGAAGCTCCTGAAAGCGCTGACTGAAAACGTGGAGCGCAACGCGCAGATTCTGGACGATACGGTGCGTCTGGCCCGCCAAAGCCGGGGCACCGTACTTTTGGTGTCCGACCGGAGGAGTCACTGTGAATTCTTCGCCGACAGACTGGCCGGATTGGGCATTGCCGCGGCCCTCCTCACCGGTCAGACGCCGAAAGAGGAGCGCGAACGGGTGGTGAGCAGCGTGCGGGCCGGCAGGGTACAGGTTCTGGTGGCCACCGTGCAGCTCATTGGCGAGGGTTTCGACTGCCCCGGACTGAGCACCCTGGTGCTGGCCACGCCCATTAAATTCGAGGGCCGGCTCCTGCAGGTGGCAGGCCGTGTGGTACGACCGGCTGCGGGCAAAAAGGCCGTGATCGTGGATTACGTGGACGCTGCCGTGCCGCTTTTACGTCGCTCCGCCGCTGCCCGACGGCAGGTGTTTATGGCGTGGTGA